The genomic region CGATCATGAATCAACAACTGAGACAGACCCAAAGGGACACGCTGAGGACATCGAAGCCAGCCAGTCGGATGGAGCAACGGATCCGCCGATAGGATGGCAGATCTGGAATAACGAGCCGGGTGGTAAGCGAATCTTAGTATTTCGACCGGATATATTCTCTGAGCGGAATGACATCCCAGCAATGTGTCTGCCGACAATTTATGTGACAAATGGATCACAAGCCTCGCGACCAGGCGCATCACAGATACAAACTGATACATGGCATGTGATTTTGACACTTGAACCAGAGATTGAAGCCATCACCAAGTCATATGAAACACGTCAAACCGCACTTACCAGTGCGCACGATATTGCAGAGCGATTTACACAGGGAAAAATTGAGTATCGAGATCCATATCAGGTGCCGCGTCCGGACTACTTCCAGATGCTTGATGATGTGATCGAAGAAATCGAAACCATCCCAAATTGACATCCTCCTCCGCGTTCACGCGGAGGAATCCCGAGCGTTGGGAGTTTCAGGTTCAACACTCCCACCGAACAACCAGCCAGTGCGAATCTGAAAGGTTGTTCGCGGTCTGAGGCGGGTGCGGGGGCGGGTGGGACTGCT from Haloquadratum walsbyi C23 harbors:
- a CDS encoding DUF5820 family protein, translating into MSDHESTTETDPKGHAEDIEASQSDGATDPPIGWQIWNNEPGGKRILVFRPDIFSERNDIPAMCLPTIYVTNGSQASRPGASQIQTDTWHVILTLEPEIEAITKSYETRQTALTSAHDIAERFTQGKIEYRDPYQVPRPDYFQMLDDVIEEIETIPN